GTTCAGACCGACGTTGACGAAAAAGGCGACCACCAGCGCGCGTTGCAAGGACCGTGTGTCGCCGCGCGCCTGAAGGATGCCGTTCGACCCGTAGCCGATGATAAAGGCGGGCAGGGAAAAGATCAGAACCCCGAAATAGCGCTCTCCGGCGTCGCGGTAGGCACCGGGTTCGGACACCAGCGCGATCAGGGACGGACCTGCGAGGATCGCCACAAGGATCATCGCGACGGTGGCCAGCACGGCAAAGCTGAGCCCCTGCGCCGCGAGATGGCGCGCGTCGGCGGCATCCTTGCGGCCCTTGGCATTGCCGACAAGCGCGCTGAGCGATGACGATGTGCCGAACCCGATGGCCAGCAGGATGAAGAATGCCTGAAATCCCACGGACAGGCCCGCCTGCGCCTCGGTGCCGAACCAGCCTGCGTAGAAGGTATCGACCACATTGTAGAGCGTGGAAAACAGCATCCCGACCGCCGCGGGCAGCGCAAGGCGGCGGAAATGGCCGCTGAGCGGACCTTGGGTCAGATCTTCGTCGATCATCGCAGCCTCTTGAACAAGAAAGGGCGCCTTCGGTGAAAGGCGCCCTGCATGGGTGTTATGCCGAGAGCATCACAGACCCCATTTCAGGGCCACTTCCTCGAAGAAGCCTTGGGTCCGTTTCAGCTCGATCCAGCTGTTCACATAGTTGATCCAGACCTGATCGTCCTGGGGCAGCAGCATCGCGATCGGCGTGGGCGCGCGCGCCTCGGTTACCTCGATCTGGCGGACGTTGGGAAACTTCTGCAGCAGGGTCGACCCTTCGATGTTGGAGGTGATGAACACATCCGCGCGGCCCGACAGAACCTCCTGAAAGCCGCGCGCGGGCGCCTCTACGACGATGATCTCGGCATCGGGGAACCATTCGCGCACCATCGCCTCGAAGGACGTGCCCAGAGTGGTTGCGACTTTGGTCTCGGGTGTGTTGATGCTGTCCCAGCCGCTGTAGGCTTCGAGCTTGTCCTCGGTGGTGAAGGGGAACATCTCGACCGCTGTGTAGCTGCTGGAATAGCCTGCGGCCTTCAGCCGTGCGGGGCTGATAGAGGCGGAACCGGTCATGTGGTAGTTGCCCGCGACAACGCCGTTTACCAGCGTTTTCCAGTCGGTCGGCACCATCTCGAGTTCAACGCCCAGATCGCTGGCCAGTTCGGTCATGATGTCGATGTCGTAGCCCTGAAACGTATTGGTCGCGGGATCGCGCATCGTCATCGGGTTCCAGTCGCCGGTTGTGCCGACTTTCAGCACGCCATTGCTGAGAATATCGTTCAGCGCGGACTGCGCGACCGCCGGAGCCGCCGCAACGGATGCGGCAAAACCGACCGCAAGGCCGAGTTTTTTCAAGAATTTCATATGTTGTCCCCTGTGGAGTCGAATAATAGTCACTTGGTGTGACCTTGTTTTCACCCGCCAGAAGGTAATCCCGACTGGCCCTTGGGCAAGCTATGTCTATTGTAAGCACCTCACGGGGGAGGCGTCCATGTCCGATCAAGAGGCTGCGATCCAGATCGAGGGCGTCAACAAGTGGTTTGGCGACTACCACGCGCTGCGCGACATCGACCTGACGGTGGGGCACGGCGAACGCATCGTGGTCTGCGGGCCGTCGGGATCAGGGAAGTCCACGCTGATCCGCTGCGTCAACGCGCTCGAGCGGCACGACAAGGGCCGCATCACCGTGGACGGCAGAGAGCTGCGCGACGCGCGTTCGATCGACGCGATCCGGTCCGAAGTCGGGATGGTGTTCCAGCAGTTCAATCTGTTTCCGCATCTCACGATATTGCAGAACCTCACGCTGGGTCCGATGAAGGCACGCGGGCTGTCGCGATCGCAGGCCGAGGCACGGGCGATGAAATACCTCGAACGGGTGCGCATCCCCGAACAGGCCGACAAGAAACCCAGCGCCCTGTCAGGCGGCCAGCAGCAGCGTGTCGCCATTGCCCGCAGCCTGTGCATGGAGCCGAAGATCATGCTCTTCGACGAGCCGACCTCGGCGCTGGATCCTGAAATGATTGCCGAGGTGCTGGACGTGATCGTTGATCTTGCGAATTCAGGCATGACCATGATCGTGGTCACCCACGAGATGGGATTTGCCCGCCGTGCCGCCGACCGGATGGTTTTCATGGATCAGGGCGCCGTGGTCGAAACCGGCACGCCCGGGGATTTCTTCGAGCGGCCCAAGACCGAGCGCTGCCGCACCTTCCTGAACCAGATCCTGAGACATTGAGGATGCCGTTGAAAATCTCCACGCTGATTGCGCTGGGCGCTCTGGTTCTTCTCGCGGGCTGTTCGGGGGGAAACTGGGGCTGGTACGTGATCGACCCCACCACCCCCAAGGGCCTGTCCAACGTCCGCTTTCTGCTGAACGGGTTCGGCAACACGATCCTGTTGTCGGTCATCGCAGCCGTGCTGTCGATGGTCATCGGGTTGCTGGTGGCCCTGCCGGGGATGTCGGCGAACCGCTGGCTGCGCCTGCCCAGCCGCATCTATATCGAGTTCATCCGCGCGATCCCTCTTCTGCCGATGCTGTTCTGGGTGTTCTACGGGCTGCCTGTTGTGCTGAAATCAATGGGCTTTCAGGTGACAATCGATGCCTTCTGGGGCGCGATCATCACGCTGGCGATCTCCGACAGCGCCTTTACCGCCGAAATCTACCGCTCGGGCATCCAGTCCATCGCCAAGGGCCAGACCGAAGCCGCGAAAACCATCGGCCTGAACTATCGCCAGACCATGCGCTATGTCATCCTGCCGCAGGCGATCCGGCGCATTCTGCCGCCGCTGGCGAACCAGTTCATCTATATCGTCAAGGTGAGCGCCTTTGCCTCGGTCATCGGGATGCAGGAGCTGACACGCCGCGCCAACGAACTGGTGGTGACCGAATACCGCCCGCTTGAAATCTATACGCTGCTGATCCTCGAATACCTCGTGCTGGTGCTCGCGATCAGCTTTTTCGTGCGCTGGCTGGAACGCCGGATGGGCGCAGATGAAAGCCGCTGAGGAGACCGCGATGAAGTGGAAAGATTTTCTGGACGAAACCAACTCCCGCATGGGCAAGCTGCACCGCGAGGCACCGGGCATGTTCGAGGGCTTTGCCACCATGGGCCGCGCGGCAAAACGCGAGGGGGCGCTGGACGAAAAGACCAAAGAGCTGATCGCGCTTGGCATCGCGATCTCGACGCGCTGCGACAGCTGCATCGGCTTTCATGTCAAATCGCTGGTGCGCCTCGGCCTGACCCGTGAAGAGATGTGCGAGGCGCTCGAGATGATCGGCTACATGGGCGGCGGGCCATCCATCGCCTTCGGCGCCAAGGCGCTCGAGGCTTACGACGAATTCGCCGCCGGCTAGGCGGCGATGACGCTGCTGTCGGGCTGGCCGATGGCCTGTGCGATCAGGCTGCGCGCGTCCGGTAAAACCTCTTCGAGCTGCGGCAGATCGTTCACGCACAGGAATTTCACGCCCGACAGCGCGTCCGGCGTCAGCAGGGCGCGGACATCTTCGCCGCTGCCGCCGCGCCCCTGACCGCTGCGGATATGCAGATGGTCGGTCGCTGCGGCCTGTCGCGCGGCGTCTTCGGCAATCAGGATGTGGTTGTGCAGCGCCTGTGGCAGGAACTGGTCCAGATCGCGAAAACGGTGGCCGATATTGTCCAGAAACGCCTGCCTGTGTTGTGCGAAAAGCCGCGCCATCACCGACCGCCGCATCGGATGCACCACATGCGCGGGCGCAAAGATCCGGTCGGCGGGCTGGCCTGCCATGGCCCCTGCGTTGATCTGCATGAAGCCGTGGAAACACGCCGGATCGTCCCGCGCCGCGGGATCGGCCAGAAGACCGCTGAGATCCCTCCACCTGCCGCGCAGAACCGGCGCATCGCCGTCGAACATGTCCTCGGGCGTCAATGGCCCGGTAAGAAAGACGTCGTCGTTGAAATAGAGAAAGCGGTCGGCCAAACCGTCGATGCGCCACAACATCGTCTCTATCGCGAGGCTGTTGAAGGTCGGCAGCACATGTTCGAAACCGCCGAAGATCTCGTGGTGGTAGACCACCTCGAGCCGGTCGCGCACACTCGCGGGAAGGCGGGCCAGATCGGGTGTGGTATTGTCGACAACCAGCCAGATCGTGCGAACCCATGGCGCGTGCTGCACGATGGAGGACAGGCAATAATAGATTTCGTCGTTCGAGGTCCACCGGTGCGGATTGCTGGCGTTTTCAGACAGGGTGCCGAGGTGTTGCGCCATGTAGCATTCTCGCAAGGCGCGATGGGCGGGTGCATTTCCGTCCACCCATGTCACTACTGCATCTACCGGATTGTCCTGCCATGTATCGCGCAAGGATCGGTCTCCCCAAAAACCACATCGGGGTGAGATAGCACATCGGCGCTGAAAGGCACGTATTCATCGAAAGCGTTCTGTTTCTTGACGCTTGGGGCCGGACGCAGGATGCTGCGCTGGTTGCCTGAAGGGACTGCGAAATGACCGCCACATTGGACCCCGAAACCCTGTCGCGCTGGATCGGCAAGCGTGAAACGGCGCAGGACAGGATCGACGCAGGCCCCGCCCGCCGGATGGAATTGACACTGGACCGCGAGGCGCGGCTCGGTGACGGGGATGCGCTGCCACCGCTGTGGCACTGGCTCTATTTTCTGCAAACCGCGCGGATGAGCGCGCTTGGCCGTGACGGGCACCCCGCAAAGGGAGGCTTTCTGCCGCCCGTGGCGCTGCCCCGGCGCATGTGGGCAGGCGGGCGGTTCGGATTTTCGCAACCGCTTGTTCTGGGAACGGAGGCGACCAAGACCTCAACGATCAAGGATGTCGCGGTCAAGCAGGGACGCAGCGGTGCGCTGTGTTTCGTCACCGTCCGGCACGAGGTTGCGAGCAATGCGCAGAGCGCGTTCTGGGAGGAGCACGATATCGTCTACCGCGAAGACTCCGGACCGGATGCGCCGCCCGCTGCCCCCACGCCCGAGATCGGCGACGACTGGGAGACGGTCGAAACGGTGACACCGTCCGAGGTTCTGCTGTTTCGGTATTCAGCGCTGACCTTCAACGGCCATCGCATCCACTACGACCGCGACTATGCAACCGGTGTCGAAGGGCACGCCGGTCTGGTGGTGCATGGCCCGCTCATCGCCACGCTGCTTGTGGATCTTGCCCAAAGGGTGATGGGGCGCGCGCCCCTAGCGTTCGATTTCCGCGCGATGAGCCCGCTGTTCGACACCGCACCCTTCAACATTCACGCCCGCACCGAAGGGGATGAGGTAACCCTTGCCGCCGCTACCCCGCAAGGGCGTCTGGCGATGCAGGCAAAAGCGCGGTTCTGATCAACCGGCTTTCCAGCCATCCGGCGTTTTCATGCGGTGGTTGATGGTATTCGCGACACCCAGCGTCTGCTCCAGAAAGCAGCCTTTCTTCGCGGCGTTGATCAGCGCGACTACGGCCTCTTCCGCATCGGGCGAGGTGATATCGACATCAATCTCGAAACTCTTTGGCGCGGTTTCATAGATACGGCCCTTCGCGGTCCAGTCCCACGCCACGCGACAGTCCACCGACAGGTCGTCCAGCGTCACGTCCAGTCGTTTGGCGAACGCGCGGATCTGGGTCATGATGCAGCCCGTCAGCCCCGCCACGAACAACGCAAGCGGCGGAGGCGCACTGGCGTCGCCGCCGTGAAACGGGCCTTCGTCGGTGGCCAGCTCGAACGGCCCTTCGAGCATCGGTTCGCGCATGTGCACAACCAGATCGTTGCGCATCTTGCCCGTGGCATCACCGTGGCAGTCGAATACGACCTCTGCCTGCGGCGGCAGGCCCGCGTTGGGAGTGTCGCTCATGATTTCACGATCCTGTTTTTCAGTGTTCCGATCCGCTCGACCGTCAGTTCGATCACGTCGCCGTCTTCCAGAAACCGCCCCAGTTCCAGACCGCAGCCGGTGCCGACGGTGCCGGACCCGATGACTTCGCCGGGGTGGAGCGTTTCCGAGGCCGAGATATGCGCGATGATATCGGCAAAGCTGTGGTGCATGGCGCCCGAATTGCCGCCGCCCCAGACCTCGCCGTTCACCTTTGCCTCCATATCGAGCGCGACGGGGTGGGCGATTTCATCCGCCGTGACGATGAAGGGGCCCAGAATGTTGCCGGTATCGAAATCCTTGCCCTTGGCGGGGCCAAGCTGCCCGGGCATTTCGAGCATCTGCGCGTCCCGTGCGCTCATGTCGTTGAAGATCGTGTAGCCGAAGATGTGCTTCGGCGCGTCTTCGGCGCTGATGTCGCATCCGCCGGTGCCGATCACGATGGCGAGTTCCAGTTCGAAATCCATCTGCTTGCTATAGGCAGGCCAGCGCACGTCCTGTCCGTCCCCGATCACCGAAAACCGGTTGGCCTTGTAGTAGATCGGCTGTTTGTACCAGATATCCGGGATCGCGAATTCCTTGCCGGTCATCTGGGTCGCCCGCTCGAAAGAGTTGATGAGGTGTTCTTCGAACACCAGACAGTCCCGCATCTGCACAGGCCGGGGCAGGGGCGCGCGGAAACTGACGTCGGCGCTGGCGATCCGTGCAGGGTGGGGCGCGATCTCGACCAGTTCGCGGGCGCGTGCCAGGGCCTCTTCGCCGCCTTCGATCAGCGCTTGCATGGAAAAAAGCGCCTCTTCGGTGCCGCCCGCGGCGGCGGAGAGGTCCAGAAGGTGCCCCTCGCCCAGATCGGCGACAAGAATATCGGATGTGCCGTTATTTACCGTGGCCAGTCGCATGTCTCAGTCCTCCTCGATGATGGCGACGGCGCGCACGAAGCCCGCGCTTGCACCTTTGATTTTCCACGGAAAGCAGGACACTTCAAATCCGTGGTCGGGCAGGGTGTCGAGGTTCGACAGCTTTTCCATGTGGCAATAGCCGATCTCGATCGAGGCGCGGTGACCTTCCCAGATGATCGACGGATCGTGATCCTGCAGCCAGCGCTTGGCGGTCAGCGGAAAGGGCGCATCCCACGACCAGGCATCGGTGCCCGTCACCCGGACCCCGCGTTCAAGCATCCACAGCGTCGCATCGCGCCCGATGCCGCAGCCCTTTATCAGGTAGTCGTCCTGCCCGTAGCGTTCGCCGGCGGAGGTGTTCACCACCACGATGTCGAGCGGCCGCAGGTCGTGGCCGATGCGCTTCAGTTCGGCCTCGATATCGCCCGGGGTGACGATATAGCCGTCCTCCATATGTCTGAAGTCCAGTTTGACGGCGGGGTTCATGCACCATTCCAGCGGCACCTCGTCGATTTTCCATGCAGGCTCGCCGCCCTCGGTCAGGCGGCGGTTCATGGTCGAATGGTGGTGGTAGGGCGCATCCAGATGGGTGCCGTTGTGGGTGGCGATCTGTAACCGCTCGATGGCCCAGCCTTCCCCATCCGGCAGCTGTTCTTTTTCCAGTCCCGGAAAGAAGGCGGCCACCTGACCGGCGGTGACGGAGTGGTCCAGATACTCGATCTGGGGCAGCATCATCTCGGGGTCCGAGACGATATCGGCCTCGAGGGCGACGGAAATGTCGATGAAGCGACGGGGCATGGAAGTCTCCTAAAGCAGTGCGGTCACGAGGAAAGGGAAGGCGAGAACGAGCGCCAGAACGAACACCATCATCAGCGCGAAGGGCGCGGCCCCCCTGAAGATATCGCCAAGGGTGATGCTGTCGTCGTTCAGCGCGGATTTGATGACGAAGACCGAGATGCCGAAGGGCGGTGTCAGAAGCCCGATCTCGACCGCGATCACGGTGACGACGCCGAACCAGATCAGGTTCACGTCCATGCCTGACACCACCGGCAGCATCAGCGGGACGAGGATCAGCATGATCGATGAGCTGTCCAGGATCGTGCCCATGGCAATTACCAGCGCGACATAGGCGAGGATGATGCCCCAGTAGCCGATCTCGGCGGTGGCGACATAATCGCCGAAACCCGCAGGCAGCCCCGAAAGCGCCAGCATCCGACTGTACATCTGTGCCGCGATGATCAGAAAACAGATCGAGGCGGTCACCAGTCCCGTATCGGTCAGCACCTGCCAGAAATCGCGGGCCGAAAGCTGCCGGCGCGCAAGGCCGATCACGATGGCCCCAAGACAGCCGACCGCACCGGCCTCGATCGGGGTGAAGAGACCGCCGTAGATGCCGCCCAGAACCAGCGCGATCAGCGCGACAATGGGCACTCCCTTGACCATCAGCTCGCGTGCCGTCAGCGGGTCGATGTCATCGGGCGGGGTAATATTCTCGCCCACGAAGCGCGGAAAGAAACGCGCCATCAGCAGCACGCCTCCGCCAAAGATCATCGCCAGCAGGATGCCCGGAATGATCCCGGCGATGAACAGATCCCCCACCGATTGTTCCGTCAGAAGACCGTAGAGGATCAGCAGCAGGCTGGGCGGGATCAGCATGCCCAGCACCGAACTGCCCGCCACCACCCCGACGGAGAATTGCTTGGTATAGCCGTGGCGCACCATTTCCGGCACCGCGATGCGTGTGAAGACTGCCGCCGAGGCGATGGAGATGCCGGTGATCGCGGCAAAGATGGCATTTGCGCCGACCGTGCCGACACCCAGCCCTCCGCGCAGTTTGCGGAACAGATGGTTTGCCACATCGAAGGCGTCGCGCCCCATCCCCGTGACCGACACCACATATCCCATCAGCACGAACAGCGGCACCACCCCGAAGAAATAGCTGCTGATCGTCTCGGACGCCGCCAGCGCCAGCAATTTGCCCGCCAGCACCGGAGAGCCCTTGATGATCCAAACGCCGACGTAGGAACACAGCATCAGCGCGAAGGGCACCCACAGTCCGGCGTAGACAAGGATGACCATCGCACCCAGTGACAGAAGGCCGACATCAAAGCTTTCCATCGGGGGCCTTTCGGGGTGCTACTGTTTCGCAGATCGCAACAATTGCGGAGATCACCAGCTGTACGATCAGAGCGGTGCTGCCGATCAGGATGATGAGCTTTACCGGCCATATCGGTGCGGTGAAGCTGCCGATGGTCCCTTCGAAAGTGCCCCGCGTCCATGCCTTTGCAAACAGGGGGGCGGACGCGCGCAAAAGCTCGACCATGATGAAAATCGCGGCTGCGCAGAACAGCGCCTCCACCGCGCTGCGCGCCCGGGCGAACCGTCGCGCCAGTGCGCCGAGCAGAGCGTCGGACCGCGTCAGGCGCCCCATGCGGAACGCCTGTGCCACCTGAAGGAAAACGATTGCCACGATGGACATCGACACCATCATCGGCACGCCCGCGATCGGGCTGGAAAAAGCCGCCCGCCCGATCACGTCGGCATTCACCAAAAGCATCACCGCGACGATCATCAACGTCCCGATGACATTCAGCGCCAGCGTCAACGCGTCGATCCCCTGCCGCAGCCGCGACAGGAGACCGGATGTGTCGGATGCGCCGGACAAGCCCTATTCCTTGTCCCAGTCGCGCACGGGCGTGGCCCCTGCGGCGCGCATCGTATCCATGTAGCTCGTCAGAACCGCCGTCCCGTCCAGACCGGCGCTGTTCAACGTCTCGACAAAGGCGAGGGCGACGTTATCCATGCCGTCCGCCCATTCTTTGCGAAAATCCGCACTGACCTCGGTAATTGTTGCCCCCTGCGATTCCATCATTTCAAGGAACTTCGACACGGAGGCGTCCAGATCCTGATGATAGGCAATGCGCGATGCTTTCGCCCCGTCGATGAGGGCCTGTTGCACCACGGGATCCAGCCCCTCGTACCAGTCAAGGTTCGCGGCCAGCCCGCCCGCGTATTGCGCGCCGAAACCGACGCGGGTGATATAGGGGGCCACTTCGTGAAGCTTGCCGGGCAGAGCCGCCGAGGCAAAGACGATCACGCCATCGTACACCCCTGTCTTGATCTCGTTGTAGTAGGTGGTCAGGTTGCCGGACACGCCGACCGCCCCGGTTCCTTTCAGCCAGTTCACCGCAGGCCCCGGCGCACCGATCTTGCGCCCTTCGAGGTCCGAAATGTTTTCGACGGGAAAATTCGTCATCAGAAGGTAGTCGTCAATGCCGATGGCGGCGCCAAGGTACTTCAGATTGTTCTCTTCCCAGCGCGCCTGCATGATGTCGTTGGTGGATTGCAGATCGTCCATCCACTGGCCCACCAATGTCGCGTCGGACGATACGAAAGGCGTGAAATAGGTAATGTTCTGCGGCCCCATCTTGGCCGGATCGAAGAGCGATGACACAAGGCCGATCTCGGCCAGCCCTTCTTCGACAGCCTCAAGCTCGTCGCCGACCTTGGCCAGCGATCCGCCGTATTGTTCGGACCACTCGATGGTGTAGTCGGTGCCCTCCAGCGCTGCATTGACCGCCGGTATGAAGGTTTCGGCGGTGTGTTTCACCCAGCGGAAAACCGGCGGGTGACCGGCCACCACGGTTGCCGAAATCTCCTCGGCGCTGGCGGGTGTCGCTGTCGTGCCTGCGGCAAGGGCAAGCCCCGCCGCGATGATGAAATGTCTCATGTATCTTCCTCCCAAAAGATGGTTTTCAGTCTTCCTTATGTGCCAGTGCGCGGATGCCGCCGCAGACGTAGGTGATGATTTCCGCCAGCATGTCCTCGATCTGGCTGTCGTCGCATTGCCCGTCCGACAGGCGGGTGGAGCGTCCGGTCTGCGCCATCATCATCATCCCCACCCCGATCGAGAACATATACGCCCAGACCGCGTCCTTGCGGCCCAGTTGCGGCTCGATCCTCTCCAGTGCGGCGATGAAACGCCGTGCGATGGGATCGTAATAGCGTTCGGTATAGGCGCGATCGCGCGGGTCGGTCGAATTGGCGATGGAGACAAGGATCCGCGAGAACCCGCCGCCCTGCATCGCGATGTCCTGCCCTTTCTCGATGGTGGGCCGGAACAGCGCCTCTACCAGAGGCTCAAGCTGCGGGTCCGCAAAGGCCAGCACCTTGTCGAGCATCCGACCCCGCGCATCGTTGATCGCCACGGCCTGACGCGCGGCCATCGCTTCGAACAGCTTTTCCTTGGTTTCGAAGTGGTAGTGGATCAGGGCCTGCGCCACCTCCGCGCGGCGCGCAATTTCACGCAGGCTGGCCCCCTTGAAGCCTTCGTTGGCGAAAACGATCTCTGCCGCGTTCAGGATCGCGGCATAGCGGCTGTCTTCGACACCGTCCTCTCGCGGGCGTTTTTCTGCGGCTCCCACAGCATCCTCCGTGGCTGACTGATCGCTCAGTCAGGAGACATTGAGACTGCCCTCGCGTCA
Above is a window of Sulfitobacter sp. HNIBRBA3233 DNA encoding:
- a CDS encoding FAS1-like dehydratase domain-containing protein, which codes for MTATLDPETLSRWIGKRETAQDRIDAGPARRMELTLDREARLGDGDALPPLWHWLYFLQTARMSALGRDGHPAKGGFLPPVALPRRMWAGGRFGFSQPLVLGTEATKTSTIKDVAVKQGRSGALCFVTVRHEVASNAQSAFWEEHDIVYREDSGPDAPPAAPTPEIGDDWETVETVTPSEVLLFRYSALTFNGHRIHYDRDYATGVEGHAGLVVHGPLIATLLVDLAQRVMGRAPLAFDFRAMSPLFDTAPFNIHARTEGDEVTLAAATPQGRLAMQAKARF
- a CDS encoding fumarylacetoacetate hydrolase family protein, whose translation is MRLATVNNGTSDILVADLGEGHLLDLSAAAGGTEEALFSMQALIEGGEEALARARELVEIAPHPARIASADVSFRAPLPRPVQMRDCLVFEEHLINSFERATQMTGKEFAIPDIWYKQPIYYKANRFSVIGDGQDVRWPAYSKQMDFELELAIVIGTGGCDISAEDAPKHIFGYTIFNDMSARDAQMLEMPGQLGPAKGKDFDTGNILGPFIVTADEIAHPVALDMEAKVNGEVWGGGNSGAMHHSFADIIAHISASETLHPGEVIGSGTVGTGCGLELGRFLEDGDVIELTVERIGTLKNRIVKS
- a CDS encoding TRAP transporter large permease encodes the protein MESFDVGLLSLGAMVILVYAGLWVPFALMLCSYVGVWIIKGSPVLAGKLLALAASETISSYFFGVVPLFVLMGYVVSVTGMGRDAFDVANHLFRKLRGGLGVGTVGANAIFAAITGISIASAAVFTRIAVPEMVRHGYTKQFSVGVVAGSSVLGMLIPPSLLLILYGLLTEQSVGDLFIAGIIPGILLAMIFGGGVLLMARFFPRFVGENITPPDDIDPLTARELMVKGVPIVALIALVLGGIYGGLFTPIEAGAVGCLGAIVIGLARRQLSARDFWQVLTDTGLVTASICFLIIAAQMYSRMLALSGLPAGFGDYVATAEIGYWGIILAYVALVIAMGTILDSSSIMLILVPLMLPVVSGMDVNLIWFGVVTVIAVEIGLLTPPFGISVFVIKSALNDDSITLGDIFRGAAPFALMMVFVLALVLAFPFLVTALL
- a CDS encoding amino acid ABC transporter permease, with amino-acid sequence MPLKISTLIALGALVLLAGCSGGNWGWYVIDPTTPKGLSNVRFLLNGFGNTILLSVIAAVLSMVIGLLVALPGMSANRWLRLPSRIYIEFIRAIPLLPMLFWVFYGLPVVLKSMGFQVTIDAFWGAIITLAISDSAFTAEIYRSGIQSIAKGQTEAAKTIGLNYRQTMRYVILPQAIRRILPPLANQFIYIVKVSAFASVIGMQELTRRANELVVTEYRPLEIYTLLILEYLVLVLAISFFVRWLERRMGADESR
- a CDS encoding amino acid ABC transporter ATP-binding protein; the protein is MSDQEAAIQIEGVNKWFGDYHALRDIDLTVGHGERIVVCGPSGSGKSTLIRCVNALERHDKGRITVDGRELRDARSIDAIRSEVGMVFQQFNLFPHLTILQNLTLGPMKARGLSRSQAEARAMKYLERVRIPEQADKKPSALSGGQQQRVAIARSLCMEPKIMLFDEPTSALDPEMIAEVLDVIVDLANSGMTMIVVTHEMGFARRAADRMVFMDQGAVVETGTPGDFFERPKTERCRTFLNQILRH
- a CDS encoding C4-dicarboxylate TRAP transporter substrate-binding protein, producing the protein MRHFIIAAGLALAAGTTATPASAEEISATVVAGHPPVFRWVKHTAETFIPAVNAALEGTDYTIEWSEQYGGSLAKVGDELEAVEEGLAEIGLVSSLFDPAKMGPQNITYFTPFVSSDATLVGQWMDDLQSTNDIMQARWEENNLKYLGAAIGIDDYLLMTNFPVENISDLEGRKIGAPGPAVNWLKGTGAVGVSGNLTTYYNEIKTGVYDGVIVFASAALPGKLHEVAPYITRVGFGAQYAGGLAANLDWYEGLDPVVQQALIDGAKASRIAYHQDLDASVSKFLEMMESQGATITEVSADFRKEWADGMDNVALAFVETLNSAGLDGTAVLTSYMDTMRAAGATPVRDWDKE
- a CDS encoding cyclase family protein: MPRRFIDISVALEADIVSDPEMMLPQIEYLDHSVTAGQVAAFFPGLEKEQLPDGEGWAIERLQIATHNGTHLDAPYHHHSTMNRRLTEGGEPAWKIDEVPLEWCMNPAVKLDFRHMEDGYIVTPGDIEAELKRIGHDLRPLDIVVVNTSAGERYGQDDYLIKGCGIGRDATLWMLERGVRVTGTDAWSWDAPFPLTAKRWLQDHDPSIIWEGHRASIEIGYCHMEKLSNLDTLPDHGFEVSCFPWKIKGASAGFVRAVAIIEED
- a CDS encoding carboxymuconolactone decarboxylase family protein, whose amino-acid sequence is MKWKDFLDETNSRMGKLHREAPGMFEGFATMGRAAKREGALDEKTKELIALGIAISTRCDSCIGFHVKSLVRLGLTREEMCEALEMIGYMGGGPSIAFGAKALEAYDEFAAG
- a CDS encoding TetR/AcrR family transcriptional regulator; translation: MGAAEKRPREDGVEDSRYAAILNAAEIVFANEGFKGASLREIARRAEVAQALIHYHFETKEKLFEAMAARQAVAINDARGRMLDKVLAFADPQLEPLVEALFRPTIEKGQDIAMQGGGFSRILVSIANSTDPRDRAYTERYYDPIARRFIAALERIEPQLGRKDAVWAYMFSIGVGMMMMAQTGRSTRLSDGQCDDSQIEDMLAEIITYVCGGIRALAHKED
- a CDS encoding transporter substrate-binding domain-containing protein, producing MKFLKKLGLAVGFAASVAAAPAVAQSALNDILSNGVLKVGTTGDWNPMTMRDPATNTFQGYDIDIMTELASDLGVELEMVPTDWKTLVNGVVAGNYHMTGSASISPARLKAAGYSSSYTAVEMFPFTTEDKLEAYSGWDSINTPETKVATTLGTSFEAMVREWFPDAEIIVVEAPARGFQEVLSGRADVFITSNIEGSTLLQKFPNVRQIEVTEARAPTPIAMLLPQDDQVWINYVNSWIELKRTQGFFEEVALKWGL
- a CDS encoding TRAP transporter small permease subunit gives rise to the protein MSGASDTSGLLSRLRQGIDALTLALNVIGTLMIVAVMLLVNADVIGRAAFSSPIAGVPMMVSMSIVAIVFLQVAQAFRMGRLTRSDALLGALARRFARARSAVEALFCAAAIFIMVELLRASAPLFAKAWTRGTFEGTIGSFTAPIWPVKLIILIGSTALIVQLVISAIVAICETVAPRKAPDGKL
- a CDS encoding Stealth CR1 domain-containing protein, producing the protein MRDTWQDNPVDAVVTWVDGNAPAHRALRECYMAQHLGTLSENASNPHRWTSNDEIYYCLSSIVQHAPWVRTIWLVVDNTTPDLARLPASVRDRLEVVYHHEIFGGFEHVLPTFNSLAIETMLWRIDGLADRFLYFNDDVFLTGPLTPEDMFDGDAPVLRGRWRDLSGLLADPAARDDPACFHGFMQINAGAMAGQPADRIFAPAHVVHPMRRSVMARLFAQHRQAFLDNIGHRFRDLDQFLPQALHNHILIAEDAARQAAATDHLHIRSGQGRGGSGEDVRALLTPDALSGVKFLCVNDLPQLEEVLPDARSLIAQAIGQPDSSVIAA
- a CDS encoding OsmC family protein; translation: MSDTPNAGLPPQAEVVFDCHGDATGKMRNDLVVHMREPMLEGPFELATDEGPFHGGDASAPPPLALFVAGLTGCIMTQIRAFAKRLDVTLDDLSVDCRVAWDWTAKGRIYETAPKSFEIDVDITSPDAEEAVVALINAAKKGCFLEQTLGVANTINHRMKTPDGWKAG